The Populus trichocarpa isolate Nisqually-1 chromosome 11, P.trichocarpa_v4.1, whole genome shotgun sequence genome has a segment encoding these proteins:
- the LOC7470955 gene encoding heat shock 70 kDa protein 16 isoform X1 encodes MSVVGFDIGNENCVIAVVKQRGVDVLLNDESKRETPAVVCFGEKQRFLGSAGAASSVMNPKSTIFQVKRLIGRNFKDPEVQNELTLLPFETSEGKDGGILIHLKYLGEARTFTPVQILAMLFSNLKDITEKNLEIPVTDCVIGVPSYFTDLQRRAYLDAATIAGLKPLRLMHDCAAIALSYGIYKTDCSKTGPTYVAFVDIGHCDTQVSIVSFEAGHMRILSHAFDSSLGGRDFDDVLFVYFAKQFKELYNIDVYSNMRASIRLRSACEKLKKVLSANAEAPLNIECLMDEKDVKGFIKREEFERLASGLLERISVPSRKALADAGLSVRKIHSVELVGSGSRIPAISKLLSSLYGKEPSRTLNSSECVARGCALQCAMLSPIFRVREYEVQDAFPFSIGFSSDGAQISTGSNCILFPKGQPFPSTKVLTFQRSNLLHLEAFYANLNELPAGVSTNMSSFTIGPFQASSNEKARIKVKVQLNLHGIVTVESAMLVEDHMDDSARRGNIHPQMDRTKMDSDSSTNVANSEDNTTVHSQSSDATQGNGTLKDKANQRFEIPVNENIYGGMTKDELSEAQEKELHLAQHDKAVEQAKDQKNALESYVYEMRNKLFNTYRSFASDMEREGISRSLQETEEWLYEDGDDETENAYTAKMQDLKKLVDPVENRYKDEEARAQATRDLLNSIVDHRMSTDSLPTEDRGLITDECNKAEQWLRERTQQQDSLPKNADPVLWSRDIKSRTEDLNSTCKQILRRKSSPANSDESSSLDQQE; translated from the exons ATGAGTGTGGTTGGGTTTGATATTGGTAATGAAAACTGTGTTATTGCTGTGGTGAAACAACGGGGTGTTGATGtcttgttgaatgatgaatcaAAACGTGAAACCCCGGCTGTGGTATGTTTTGGGGAGAAGCAGCGGTTCCTTGGGTCAGCAGGTGCTGCTTCTTCTGTGATGAACCCAAAATCGActatttttcaagtgaaaagacTGATTGGCCGGAATTTTAAGGATCCTGAGGTTCAAAATGAGCTAACGTTGTTACCATTTGAAACTTCTGAAGGGAAGGATGGAGGCATTTTGATTCACTTGAAATATTTGGGTGAGGCACGCACATTTACCCCGGTTCAGATACTGGCTATGctattttcaaatttgaaagatataaCAGAGAAAAATTTGGAAATTCCTGTAACAGATTGTGTGATCGGGGTACCATCATATTTCACAGATTTGCAGAGACGAGCATATTTGGATGCTGCAACAATTGCTGGATTGAAGCCTCTGAGATTGATGCATGACTGTGCTGCAATTGCACTCAGTTATGGGATATACAAAACAGATTGCTCTAAAACAGGGCCAACTTATGTTGCTTTTGTTGACATTGGTCATTGTGATACTCAGGTGTCTATTGTATCATTTGAGGCTGGGCATATGAGGATACTGTCACATGCTTTTGATAGCAGTTTGGGAGGGAGGGACTTTGatgatgttttgtttgtttattttgcaaaacagtTCAAGGAGCTTTACAACATAGATGTGTACTCTAACATGAGAGCATCTATTAGGCTAAGGTCAGCTTGTGAGAAGTTGAAGAAGGTTTTGAGTGCAAATGCAGAGGCTCCTCTAAATATTGAGTGTTTGATGGATGAGAAAGATGTCAAAGGTTTTATCAAGAGAGAGGAATTTGAGAGGCTTGCATCAGGATTACTGGAAAGAATAAGTGTTCCTTCCAGAAAAGCTTTAGCGGATGCAGGTTTATCTGTAAGGAAAATCCATTCTGTTGAGCTTGTTGGATCAGGATCTAGAATACCAGCAATTAGTAAGTTGCTATCTTCTCTATATGGGAAAGAACCCAGCCGGACACTGAATTCAAGTGAATGTGTGGCACGTGGATGTGCTCTCCAGTGTGCAATGCTTAGTCCAATTTTTCGGGTCAGAGAATACGAG GTTCAGGATGCTTTTCCTTTCTCCATTGGATTCTCATCAGATGGTGCCCAAATCTCCACTGGTTCTAATTGCATACTGTTTCCAAAAGGCCAACCCTTTCCAAGTACCAAAGTTTTGACATTTCAACGGAGTAACTTGTTACATCTGGAAGCATTCTATGCCAATCTGAATGAACTCCCTGCTGGTGTATCTACAAATATGAGTTCTTTCACA ATTGGTCCTTTCCAAGCCTCCTCTAATGAAAAGGCAAGGATTAAAGTTAAAGTTCAACTAAACCTTCATGGCATTGTAACTGTTGAGTCAGCTATG TTGGTGGAAGACCATATGGATGATTCTGCTAGAAGGGGTAACATACATCCACAAATGGACAGAACAAAGATGGATTCTGATTCATCGACAAATGTTGCAAATAGTGAAGATAATACCACTGTGCATTCTCAGTCATCTGATGCtact CAGGGTAATGGTacactaaaagataaagctaatcAGAGATTTGAGATACCTGTTAATGAGAACATATATGGTGGAATGACCAAGGATGAGCTCTCAGAAGCTCAAGAGAAGGAACTTCACCTGGCCCAACATGATAAAGCTGTAGAACAAGCCAAAGACCAGAAGAATGCTTTGGAGTCTTATGTTTATGAGATGCGAAATAAG CTTTTCAACACATATCGGAGCTTTGCTAGTGATATGGAGAGGGAAGGAATTTCCAGGAGCCTACAGGAGACTGAAGAGTGGCTTTATGAGGACGGtgatgatgaaactgaaaatgCTTATACTGCAAAAATGCAGGATCTTAAGAAG TTGGTGGATCCAGTTGAGAATCGATATAAAGATGAAGAAGCAAGAGCACAAGCAACAAGAGATTTGTTAAATTCCATTGTGGATCATCGAATGTCTACGGATTCTCTCCCAACCGAGGATAGAGGATTG ATCACTGATGAGTGCAATAAAGCTGAGCAGTGGCTGAGAGAGAGAACCCAACAACAAGATTCCTTACCTAAGAATGCAGACCCTGTATTATGGTCAAGAGATATCAAAAGCAGGACAGAGGATCTGAACTC CACATGCAAGCAGATATTGAGAAGGAAGTCTTCCCCTGCAAATTCAGACGAAAGTAGTAGCCTGGACCAGCAAGAATAG
- the LOC7470955 gene encoding heat shock 70 kDa protein 16 isoform X2, with the protein MSVVGFDIGNENCVIAVVKQRGVDVLLNDESKRETPAVVCFGEKQRFLGSAGAASSVMNPKSTIFQVKRLIGRNFKDPEVQNELTLLPFETSEGKDGGILIHLKYLGEARTFTPVQILAMLFSNLKDITEKNLEIPVTDCVIGVPSYFTDLQRRAYLDAATIAGLKPLRLMHDCAAIALSYGIYKTDCSKTGPTYVAFVDIGHCDTQVSIVSFEAGHMRILSHAFDSSLGGRDFDDVLFVYFAKQFKELYNIDVYSNMRASIRLRSACEKLKKVLSANAEAPLNIECLMDEKDVKGFIKREEFERLASGLLERISVPSRKALADAGLSVRKIHSVELVGSGSRIPAISKLLSSLYGKEPSRTLNSSECVARGCALQCAMLSPIFRVREYEVQDAFPFSIGFSSDGAQISTGSNCILFPKGQPFPSTKVLTFQRSNLLHLEAFYANLNELPAGVSTNMSSFTIGPFQASSNEKARIKVKVQLNLHGIVTVESAMLVEDHMDDSARRGNIHPQMDRTKMDSDSSTNVANSEDNTTVHSQSSDATGNGTLKDKANQRFEIPVNENIYGGMTKDELSEAQEKELHLAQHDKAVEQAKDQKNALESYVYEMRNKLFNTYRSFASDMEREGISRSLQETEEWLYEDGDDETENAYTAKMQDLKKLVDPVENRYKDEEARAQATRDLLNSIVDHRMSTDSLPTEDRGLITDECNKAEQWLRERTQQQDSLPKNADPVLWSRDIKSRTEDLNSTCKQILRRKSSPANSDESSSLDQQE; encoded by the exons ATGAGTGTGGTTGGGTTTGATATTGGTAATGAAAACTGTGTTATTGCTGTGGTGAAACAACGGGGTGTTGATGtcttgttgaatgatgaatcaAAACGTGAAACCCCGGCTGTGGTATGTTTTGGGGAGAAGCAGCGGTTCCTTGGGTCAGCAGGTGCTGCTTCTTCTGTGATGAACCCAAAATCGActatttttcaagtgaaaagacTGATTGGCCGGAATTTTAAGGATCCTGAGGTTCAAAATGAGCTAACGTTGTTACCATTTGAAACTTCTGAAGGGAAGGATGGAGGCATTTTGATTCACTTGAAATATTTGGGTGAGGCACGCACATTTACCCCGGTTCAGATACTGGCTATGctattttcaaatttgaaagatataaCAGAGAAAAATTTGGAAATTCCTGTAACAGATTGTGTGATCGGGGTACCATCATATTTCACAGATTTGCAGAGACGAGCATATTTGGATGCTGCAACAATTGCTGGATTGAAGCCTCTGAGATTGATGCATGACTGTGCTGCAATTGCACTCAGTTATGGGATATACAAAACAGATTGCTCTAAAACAGGGCCAACTTATGTTGCTTTTGTTGACATTGGTCATTGTGATACTCAGGTGTCTATTGTATCATTTGAGGCTGGGCATATGAGGATACTGTCACATGCTTTTGATAGCAGTTTGGGAGGGAGGGACTTTGatgatgttttgtttgtttattttgcaaaacagtTCAAGGAGCTTTACAACATAGATGTGTACTCTAACATGAGAGCATCTATTAGGCTAAGGTCAGCTTGTGAGAAGTTGAAGAAGGTTTTGAGTGCAAATGCAGAGGCTCCTCTAAATATTGAGTGTTTGATGGATGAGAAAGATGTCAAAGGTTTTATCAAGAGAGAGGAATTTGAGAGGCTTGCATCAGGATTACTGGAAAGAATAAGTGTTCCTTCCAGAAAAGCTTTAGCGGATGCAGGTTTATCTGTAAGGAAAATCCATTCTGTTGAGCTTGTTGGATCAGGATCTAGAATACCAGCAATTAGTAAGTTGCTATCTTCTCTATATGGGAAAGAACCCAGCCGGACACTGAATTCAAGTGAATGTGTGGCACGTGGATGTGCTCTCCAGTGTGCAATGCTTAGTCCAATTTTTCGGGTCAGAGAATACGAG GTTCAGGATGCTTTTCCTTTCTCCATTGGATTCTCATCAGATGGTGCCCAAATCTCCACTGGTTCTAATTGCATACTGTTTCCAAAAGGCCAACCCTTTCCAAGTACCAAAGTTTTGACATTTCAACGGAGTAACTTGTTACATCTGGAAGCATTCTATGCCAATCTGAATGAACTCCCTGCTGGTGTATCTACAAATATGAGTTCTTTCACA ATTGGTCCTTTCCAAGCCTCCTCTAATGAAAAGGCAAGGATTAAAGTTAAAGTTCAACTAAACCTTCATGGCATTGTAACTGTTGAGTCAGCTATG TTGGTGGAAGACCATATGGATGATTCTGCTAGAAGGGGTAACATACATCCACAAATGGACAGAACAAAGATGGATTCTGATTCATCGACAAATGTTGCAAATAGTGAAGATAATACCACTGTGCATTCTCAGTCATCTGATGCtact GGTAATGGTacactaaaagataaagctaatcAGAGATTTGAGATACCTGTTAATGAGAACATATATGGTGGAATGACCAAGGATGAGCTCTCAGAAGCTCAAGAGAAGGAACTTCACCTGGCCCAACATGATAAAGCTGTAGAACAAGCCAAAGACCAGAAGAATGCTTTGGAGTCTTATGTTTATGAGATGCGAAATAAG CTTTTCAACACATATCGGAGCTTTGCTAGTGATATGGAGAGGGAAGGAATTTCCAGGAGCCTACAGGAGACTGAAGAGTGGCTTTATGAGGACGGtgatgatgaaactgaaaatgCTTATACTGCAAAAATGCAGGATCTTAAGAAG TTGGTGGATCCAGTTGAGAATCGATATAAAGATGAAGAAGCAAGAGCACAAGCAACAAGAGATTTGTTAAATTCCATTGTGGATCATCGAATGTCTACGGATTCTCTCCCAACCGAGGATAGAGGATTG ATCACTGATGAGTGCAATAAAGCTGAGCAGTGGCTGAGAGAGAGAACCCAACAACAAGATTCCTTACCTAAGAATGCAGACCCTGTATTATGGTCAAGAGATATCAAAAGCAGGACAGAGGATCTGAACTC CACATGCAAGCAGATATTGAGAAGGAAGTCTTCCCCTGCAAATTCAGACGAAAGTAGTAGCCTGGACCAGCAAGAATAG
- the LOC7470956 gene encoding uncharacterized protein LOC7470956 produces MADIEPPTFSLGLDLDIESEPRIPTHHFQTSTLNPAPNSSSNTPSDDQNGGPQVTDSEEEEEEIGPDVMDSDPEPGPGPTRVLRRLRRGPATQKSKVRKVELEGFCCDHGDDDIEEFSSQEDLGVRDAKVSTQFTSVCSSSKVPLKGCGVLTSQSPSLLKGNKKEQASIASVSSSLETGHSGLMFPKLTISPLRRFQLIDSDSDEASISADASGKTQKTDSSSKKQQPTTSERKNKTLLGEHRNEDLWKDFCPIKSYPVQTPVLDEMCNEYFQSLQDNKNKAHKLQSNLQTGDSTRFHQDPNSMVDFQQCWNLADPLPPAHHYFFHEDLRIQRLVHSRLPYFFPLGIVNNKGNQLITESAIDYMSQFNREASRKQGTQRTNSEKGSTRGRNKSKKSNAGEVSLASEGWVDPKSSTAIPKDAGKRRVHASDQGDGHWYTSPEGRKVYISKNGQELSGQIAYRHYKKDSGGFRRSKKKTNTKGKGSQSQKKTNAKRKRG; encoded by the exons ATGGCAGATATCGAGCCTCCCACGTTCTCTCTCGGGTTAGATTTAGATATCGAATCGGAGCCCCGAATACCCACCCACCACTTCCAAACCTCCACGCTCAATCCAGCTCCAAATTCAAGCTCAAATACACCATCAGACGACCAAAATGGGGGACCCCAGGTCACGGATTccgaagaagaggaggaagaaatcGGGCCCGATGTCATGGATTCGGATCCTGAACCCGGACCTGGCCCGACCCGGGTCTTAAGGCGGTTAAGACGAGGACCCGCGACCCAGAAATCAAAGGTGAGGAAGGTGGAATTGGAGGGTTTTTGTTGTGATCACGGAGATGATGATATTGAAGAGTTCTCCTCACAAGAAGATCTTGGTGTTAGAG ATGCCAAAGTATCAACTCAGTTCACTTCTGTTTGTAGTAGTTCGAAGGTTCCACTGAAAGGATGTGGGGTTTTAACCAGTCAATCACCAAGCTTACTGAAGGGAAATAAAAAGGAACAGGCGTCGATTGCCTCCGTGTCTTCCAGTTTGGAGACAGGTCACAGTGGGTTGATGTTTCCAAAGTTAACAATAAGTCCTCTTCGAAGGTTTCAGTTGATTGATTCTGATTCTGATGAGGCTTCTATCAGTGCAGATGCTAGTGGAAAAACTCAGAAAACTGATTCATCCTCAAAGAAGCAACAGCCAACTACAAGTGAACGTAAAAATAAAACGTTGTTGGGTGAACATCGAAATGAGGATTTATGGAAAGATTTCTGTCCAATAAAGAGTTATCCGGTTCAGACACCTGTTCTGGATGAGATGTGTAATGAGTATTTCCAATCTCTTCAAGATAATAAGAATAAAGCTCATAAACTGCAGAGCAATTTGCAAACAGGTGACAGCACACGCTTTCATCAAGATCCAAATAGCATGGTGGACTTTCAGCAATGCTGGAATTTAGCTGACCCTCTTCCTCCAGCTCATCATTACTTCTTCCATGAAGATCTGAGGATTCAGAGATTGGTCCACAGCCGGTTACCCTACTTTTTCCCACTGGGCATTGTTAACAACAAAGGAAACCAATTAATTACTGAATCAGCTATCGATTACAT GAGCCAATTCAATAGAGAAGCTTCTAGAAAGCAAGGAACTCAGAGAACTAACAGCGAGAAAGGCTCAACAAGGGGAAGAAACAAATCCAAGAAATCAAATGCTGGAGAAGTTTCACTTGCTTCTGAAGGATGGGTGGACCCCAAAAGCAGTACTGCCATTCCAAAGGATGCTGGGAAAAGACGGGTGCATGCAAGTGACCAAGGTGATGGTCATTGGTATACATCGCCTGAAGGGAGGAAG GTTTATATCTCAAAAAATGGTCAGGAGTTGTCAGGTCAAATTGCCTACAGACATTACAAGAAG GATAGTGGAGGGTTTAGAaggtcaaaaaagaaaacaaacaccaaGGGGAAGGGTtcacaaagtcaaaagaaaacaaacgcCAAGAGAAAGCGAggctga
- the LOC7454440 gene encoding N-alpha-acetyltransferase MAK3 produces MEKERERERKEEFDASEIEYVSYGGEHHLPLIMNLVDQELSEPYSIFTYRYFVYLWPQLSFLAFHKGKCVGTVVCKMGDHRNSTFRGYIAMLVVIKPYRGRGIATELVTRSIQVMMESGCEEVTLEAEVTNKGALALYGRLGFIRAKRLFRYYLNGVDAFRLKLLFPQPELHPFLPMMADRDATQMHDDHSPTSEEFSELHRNL; encoded by the exons atggaaaaagagagagaaagagagagaaaagaagaattcGATGCTTCAGAGATCGAATACGTTAGCTACGGTGGTGAGCATCACTTACCATTAATCATGAATCTTGTTGATCAAGAACTTAGTGAACCTTACTCCATCTTCACATACCGTTACTTTGTTTATCTTTGGCCACAACTTTCTTTCTTG GCGTTTCACAAAGGGAAATGTGTAGGGACTGTTGTGTGTAAGATGGGGGATCATCGGAATTCAACGTTTAGGGGTTACATTGCTATGTTAGTTGTCATCAAACCTTATCGAGGAAGAGGCATTG CCACAGAACTTGTTACCAGATCTATTCAAGTGATGATGGAATCAGGATGCGAAGag GTGACATTGGAAGCAGAAGTAACAAATAAAGGAGCACTCGCACTATATGGCCGTCTTGGTTTTATTAGAGCAAAACGACTCTTTCGCTATTACTTGAATGGAGTAGATGCTTTTCGTCTGAAGCTGCTATTTCCCCAGCCAGAGTTACACCCCTTTTTGCCTATGATGGCTGATAGAGATGCTACCCAGATGCATGATGATCACTCACCAACGTCAGAAGAGTTTTCTGAGCTCCATAGAAACTTGTAA
- the LOC7470957 gene encoding uncharacterized protein LOC7470957 yields MGNFWRHISGHDMQEKAMNNMEEKGPLGDHDNMRDFTSSSSTTTTSTTVKIKITKKQLKELLGKAEVKGLSLQQILSQLMNASSDHRSYEPQQQSWRPNLQSIPE; encoded by the coding sequence atgggaaattTCTGGAGGCATATTTCAGGACATGACATGCAAGAGAAGGCCATGAACAACATGGAAGAGAAAGGGCCTCTTGGAGATCATGATAACATGAGAGATTtcacatcatcttcttcaacaacaaccACAAGTACAACAGTGAAGATCAAGATTACAAAGAAACAACTCAAGGAGTTGCTGGGTAAGGCTGAAGTAAAGGGACTATCACTGCAACAAATTCTGTCCCAGTTGATGAATGCTAGTAGTGATCATAGATCATATGAACCACAACAACAGTCCTGGAGGCCTAATCTACAGAGTATACCTGAGTGA
- the LOC7470958 gene encoding OVARIAN TUMOR DOMAIN-containing deubiquitinating enzyme 2 isoform X2 produces the protein MEGIVVRRVIPSDNSCLFNAVGYVMDHDKNKAYGLRQVIAGTVASDPEKYNEAFLGKPNGEYCNWIRDSEKWGGAIELSILADYYGREIAAYDIQTMRCDLYGQDRKYSERAMLIYDGLHYDALAMSPFEGAPEEFDQTIFTVQKDRTIGPAEGHALNLVKEQQRKRSYTDTANFTLRCGVCQIGVIGQKEAVEHAQTTGHVNFQEYR, from the exons ATGGAAGGAATCGTCGTTAGAAGGGTCATTCCCTCGGACAATAGTTGCCTGTTCAATGCTGTTGG CTATGTTATGGACcatgacaaaaataaagcttATGGGTTGAGACAG GTTATAGCTGGAACAGTGGCAAGCGATCcagaaaaatataatgaagCATTTCTCGGGAAGCCAAATGGTGAATATTGTAATTGGATTCGTGACTCTGAGAAGTGGGGAG GTGCTATTGAGCTTTCAATATTAGCAGATTATTATGGACGTGAAATTGCGGCATATGATATCCAGACCATGCGGTGTGATTTGTATGGTCAG GACAGGAAGTACTCAGAAAGGGCCATGCTGATTTACGATGGACTCCATTATGATGCTTTAGCT ATGTCTCCATTTGAGGGAGCTCCAGAGGAGTTTGATCAGACCATATTTACTGTACAGAAGGACAGGACCATAGGACCAGCTGAGGGGCATGCTCTTAATCTTGTTAAGGAGCAACAAAG GAAAAGAAGTTACACAGACACTGCCAACTTCACTTTGCGCTGCGGGGTATGCCAAATTGGAGTCATTGGCCAGAAG GAGGCCGTCGAGCATGCACAAACCACAGGCCATGTGAACTTTCAAGAATACAGATGA
- the LOC7470958 gene encoding OVARIAN TUMOR DOMAIN-containing deubiquitinating enzyme 2 isoform X1: MSFSCCVSASGLVLLGGNLGPFQVFGRFLIIDIMEGIVVRRVIPSDNSCLFNAVGYVMDHDKNKAYGLRQVIAGTVASDPEKYNEAFLGKPNGEYCNWIRDSEKWGGAIELSILADYYGREIAAYDIQTMRCDLYGQDRKYSERAMLIYDGLHYDALAMSPFEGAPEEFDQTIFTVQKDRTIGPAEGHALNLVKEQQRKRSYTDTANFTLRCGVCQIGVIGQKEAVEHAQTTGHVNFQEYR, translated from the exons ATGTCCTTTTCTTGTTGTGTTTCTGCATCTGGGTTGGTTTTGCTTGGTGGAAATTTGGGTCCTTTTCAAGTTTTTGGAAG GTTCTTGATTATTGATATAATGGAAGGAATCGTCGTTAGAAGGGTCATTCCCTCGGACAATAGTTGCCTGTTCAATGCTGTTGG CTATGTTATGGACcatgacaaaaataaagcttATGGGTTGAGACAG GTTATAGCTGGAACAGTGGCAAGCGATCcagaaaaatataatgaagCATTTCTCGGGAAGCCAAATGGTGAATATTGTAATTGGATTCGTGACTCTGAGAAGTGGGGAG GTGCTATTGAGCTTTCAATATTAGCAGATTATTATGGACGTGAAATTGCGGCATATGATATCCAGACCATGCGGTGTGATTTGTATGGTCAG GACAGGAAGTACTCAGAAAGGGCCATGCTGATTTACGATGGACTCCATTATGATGCTTTAGCT ATGTCTCCATTTGAGGGAGCTCCAGAGGAGTTTGATCAGACCATATTTACTGTACAGAAGGACAGGACCATAGGACCAGCTGAGGGGCATGCTCTTAATCTTGTTAAGGAGCAACAAAG GAAAAGAAGTTACACAGACACTGCCAACTTCACTTTGCGCTGCGGGGTATGCCAAATTGGAGTCATTGGCCAGAAG GAGGCCGTCGAGCATGCACAAACCACAGGCCATGTGAACTTTCAAGAATACAGATGA
- the LOC7454441 gene encoding reactive Intermediate Deaminase A, chloroplastic encodes MSWCVLKPFNVSLINVGAVRNRIPFAIGGIGCASVVATGFWRQCCTNRLTTPPFASLNTCTFPPQKEAVKTDKAPAALGPYSQAIKSNNLVFVSGVLGLIPETGKFVSQDVEDQTEQVLKNMGEILKASGSDYSLVVKTTIMLADLKDFKKVNDIYANYFPAPFPARSTYQVAALPLDAKIEIECIAELPQKVEPQPVSHT; translated from the exons ATGTCGTGGTGTGTTCTAAAACCCTTTAATGTCTCGTTGATCAACGTCGGTGCAGTGCGCAACCGAATCCCATTTGCTATCGGCGGCATTGGTTGCGCCTCCGTCGTCGCAACCGGTTTTTGGCGGCAGTGTTGTACCAATCGATTAACCACCCCTCCTTTCGCTTCCTTGAACACTTGCACTTTCCCTC CTCAAAAGGAGGCTGTTAAAACAGACAAGGCTCCGGCAGCATTGGGACCATATTCTCAAGCAATTAAATCCAATAACCTTGTATTTGTTTCTGGTGTCTTAGGTCTCATTCCAGAG ACTGGGAAGTTTGTCTCACAGGATGTTGAGGATCAGACAGAACAG GTACTTAAGAATATGGGGGAGATACTGAAAGCTAGTGGTAGCGACTATTCCTTAGTAGTAAAGACAACGATAAT GTTAGCTGACTTGAAAGACTTCAAGAAAGTGAATGATATCTATGCAAACT ACTTCCCTGCACCATTTCCTGCTCGCTCAACTTATCAGGTAGCAGCGTTGCCTCTGGATGCCAAAATTGAAATCGAGTGCATTGCTGAACTTCCCCAAAAAGTGGAGCCTCAGCCAGTCTCGCACACATGA